A window from Ruminiclostridium josui JCM 17888 encodes these proteins:
- a CDS encoding dual specificity protein phosphatase family protein — translation MSGFIEQKLAEGFKVLVHCNLGESRSPSICLLYLIKHGIIKGETLEDCEAEFLKLYPEYNPGEGIRGFVNEHWLEYQYSDCMIGIDFAKDESKTVYTKHS, via the coding sequence ATCTCTGGATTTATTGAACAGAAATTAGCTGAAGGTTTTAAAGTATTAGTCCATTGCAACCTTGGCGAAAGCCGGTCTCCGTCCATATGCCTGCTCTATCTCATTAAGCACGGCATAATCAAAGGCGAAACTCTTGAAGATTGCGAAGCCGAATTTCTGAAGCTTTATCCGGAATATAATCCAGGCGAAGGCATAAGGGGATTTGTGAATGAGCATTGGCTTGAATACCAGTATTCTGATTGTATGATAGGTATTGACTTTGCAAAAGATGAATCGAAAACAGTATATACTAAGCACTCTTAA
- a CDS encoding ERCC4 domain-containing protein codes for MIDFYRYTDTELKKLLQSITIVIDTREQNNKAIIDYFTSKKIPFVTKKLDYGDYTCFLPSNPELGIIRDTYIDCYIERKNGLSEISGNLTSDRSRLEEEFQRAKGKRFILMVEESAGLEKIIEHKYNTEYNEKSFLASLFSFGHRYRIDIHFIDKKYAGMFIYMQMYYAIRELLKA; via the coding sequence ATGATTGATTTTTATAGATATACAGATACAGAACTGAAGAAACTCCTTCAAAGTATCACGATTGTTATAGATACTCGAGAACAGAATAATAAAGCAATAATTGATTATTTTACATCTAAGAAAATCCCATTTGTAACTAAGAAACTAGATTACGGTGATTACACTTGCTTTCTACCGTCAAATCCCGAACTCGGCATAATTCGCGATACATACATTGACTGCTACATTGAAAGAAAAAACGGACTTTCGGAGATAAGCGGAAACCTAACATCTGACCGCAGCAGGCTTGAGGAAGAATTCCAACGCGCTAAAGGTAAGAGATTTATCTTGATGGTTGAAGAATCGGCAGGGCTAGAAAAGATAATTGAGCATAAATACAACACAGAGTACAACGAGAAGTCGTTTTTGGCTTCTTTATTTAGTTTCGGACATAGGTATAGGATTGACATACATTTCATTGATAAAAAATATGCTGGTATGTTTATCTACATGCAGATGTATTATGCAATTAGAGAATTATTGAAAGCGTGA
- a CDS encoding helix-turn-helix domain-containing protein, with protein MAFGDRLKKLRKERGITQQELGEIIHISDRVIGYYEANNRFPKDEKVLIAIADYFNVSIDYMVGHDYSVKNGYLPVQGLPLEAVKQVEEYIELIRLKYKVRKPNSARE; from the coding sequence ATGGCATTTGGTGATCGGTTAAAGAAACTTAGAAAGGAAAGAGGTATAACCCAACAAGAACTGGGAGAGATAATACATATATCAGACAGGGTTATCGGCTATTATGAAGCCAACAACAGATTCCCGAAAGATGAAAAGGTATTAATAGCCATAGCTGATTACTTTAACGTATCGATTGATTACATGGTTGGACATGACTATTCTGTGAAGAATGGGTATCTGCCGGTTCAAGGATTGCCACTTGAAGCTGTAAAGCAGGTAGAGGAGTACATAGAGTTAATAAGATTAAAATATAAAGTCAGGAAGCCAAATTCAGCAAGGGAATAG
- a CDS encoding helix-turn-helix domain-containing protein, producing MISYKPLLKLLIDRDMTREDLRTALSFSPNVVAKFNKNEYVSLEVIDKICNYLDCSITDVIEHVKDTGGN from the coding sequence ATGATAAGCTACAAGCCATTACTTAAGCTTTTGATTGATAGGGACATGACAAGAGAGGATTTAAGGACAGCTCTGTCCTTCTCGCCTAATGTTGTTGCTAAATTTAATAAAAATGAATATGTTTCCCTGGAGGTTATTGATAAGATATGTAATTACCTTGATTGCAGTATTACAGATGTGATTGAGCATGTTAAGGATACAGGAGGCAATTAA
- a CDS encoding DUF3560 domain-containing protein: MGKYIHNLETNKIELHFDKSEYMGLSDEQKKEIKSNFLWSKSAGTWVSRSTRNHYFALKIAEKLGLENGGKEGERLSYAEQLERKAERAEARAERMELHAANAEKRAENLQAELNRYRGDTAFFTQPIIAGHSGSQAFARQRERIFDRYRKGFEEYRKSEYFKDRAETARQTANMAQLKNPVYLHNRIKECKATIAKLEKNIVAYEERLYRIEQGEIIKSYDGKVIPSERYETAIQETIEKMEYEIDKLALLENKLDEIGGEKFSKDNIKPGYIVGMKRWGKCEILSAGPVNVTFKILKGGAAGGVLTEPYAAIVKVLEEKETEAIKIVNPYQVGDILTMHYGMDTKNPVYMAYQVIKTTETGVKLQQIAVEKGVPVKDRFISDKQVQKKVVKSKWSDFVGVYMDDRQLHKYEIKEMAGAV; this comes from the coding sequence ATGGGTAAATATATTCATAACCTTGAAACAAACAAAATCGAACTTCATTTTGATAAGTCTGAGTATATGGGTTTATCAGACGAACAGAAGAAGGAAATTAAATCAAATTTTTTATGGTCAAAGTCAGCTGGCACATGGGTTAGTAGGAGCACAAGGAATCATTATTTTGCTTTAAAAATTGCCGAAAAGCTGGGACTTGAAAACGGTGGTAAAGAAGGCGAGCGCCTGAGTTATGCCGAACAATTGGAGCGCAAAGCAGAAAGAGCCGAAGCAAGAGCCGAACGTATGGAATTACATGCAGCCAATGCAGAAAAGCGAGCCGAAAACCTTCAAGCTGAATTAAATCGCTATCGTGGCGACACTGCTTTTTTTACACAGCCAATTATCGCTGGCCATTCAGGGAGCCAAGCATTTGCAAGGCAAAGGGAACGCATTTTTGACAGATACCGAAAAGGTTTTGAAGAATACAGAAAAAGCGAATATTTCAAAGACCGAGCTGAAACAGCAAGACAGACCGCAAACATGGCACAGCTCAAAAATCCGGTTTACTTACATAATCGCATAAAAGAATGTAAAGCTACAATTGCAAAGTTAGAAAAGAATATTGTTGCCTATGAAGAACGGCTTTATAGGATTGAACAGGGCGAAATAATAAAAAGTTATGACGGCAAAGTTATTCCATCTGAAAGATATGAAACAGCCATTCAGGAGACAATTGAAAAAATGGAATATGAAATAGACAAACTTGCATTACTTGAAAACAAACTTGACGAAATCGGGGGGGAAAAATTTTCAAAGGATAACATCAAGCCTGGCTATATCGTAGGTATGAAACGCTGGGGTAAATGTGAAATATTAAGCGCTGGTCCGGTAAATGTAACCTTTAAGATTCTTAAAGGCGGTGCCGCTGGTGGAGTTTTAACAGAGCCGTATGCGGCAATTGTGAAGGTCTTGGAAGAAAAAGAGACAGAAGCAATAAAGATCGTTAACCCTTATCAAGTAGGCGACATATTGACTATGCATTACGGCATGGATACCAAAAATCCAGTATATATGGCATATCAGGTTATCAAAACAACCGAAACAGGTGTTAAGCTCCAACAAATAGCAGTCGAAAAAGGTGTACCTGTTAAGGATAGGTTTATCAGTGATAAGCAAGTGCAAAAGAAGGTTGTTAAAAGCAAGTGGAGCGATTTTGTAGGGGTATATATGGATGATAGACAGCTTCACAAGTATGAGATAAAAGAAATGGCTGGGGCGGTTTAA
- a CDS encoding tyrosine-type recombinase/integrase has protein sequence MLKLPKIIDQKSVKKMLAQINTNCPTGIRNYAIIIMMYRAGLRVQEVCNLVPQDVNFETGLIYIQQAKGKKDRYVPMDDDIKRSVQEWLGVRPESNYLFCTLEGGQLMQRYVREVCYRISNKAGVFVQDGTVKKPVSPHKLRHTFLTEVLREGTANIREVQQLAGHSSLNTTMIYTHVIMDELQEKIKKRKGLT, from the coding sequence ATGTTAAAGCTACCAAAAATTATTGACCAGAAAAGCGTCAAAAAGATGCTGGCACAGATCAACACTAATTGCCCAACAGGAATCCGGAACTATGCAATCATTATTATGATGTACCGAGCTGGCCTGCGTGTACAGGAAGTATGCAATCTGGTTCCACAGGATGTTAACTTTGAAACGGGACTAATTTATATACAACAAGCAAAAGGTAAGAAAGACCGATATGTGCCTATGGATGATGATATAAAACGGTCTGTTCAGGAATGGCTCGGAGTACGGCCAGAGAGCAATTATTTATTTTGCACCCTGGAAGGTGGCCAGTTGATGCAGAGGTATGTCCGGGAAGTGTGCTATAGAATTTCAAACAAGGCAGGTGTTTTTGTACAAGATGGCACTGTTAAAAAACCTGTCAGCCCTCATAAGCTCAGGCATACATTTTTAACAGAGGTACTTAGAGAGGGAACTGCAAATATAAGAGAAGTACAGCAACTGGCTGGCCATAGCAGCTTAAATACAACTATGATTTATACTCATGTAATTATGGATGAACTGCAGGAGAAAATTAAAAAGAGAAAGGGGCTAACATAA
- a CDS encoding DNA adenine methylase, with protein sequence MCKKYILGEPLEPLFFIKLHILKILYLDPPYYGTEKYYQAQIAQEDHGRLCRVLKNLKGKFILSYNDCGFVRELYKDFAIDGIERNHSLTLRYVDGDRRYSEVVIRNF encoded by the coding sequence TTGTGTAAAAAATACATCTTAGGAGAACCCCTGGAGCCTTTATTTTTTATTAAATTACATATACTTAAAATTTTATACTTAGATCCGCCTTACTACGGTACCGAAAAGTATTATCAGGCACAGATTGCCCAGGAGGATCATGGGCGACTCTGCAGAGTACTGAAGAACCTAAAAGGCAAGTTCATATTATCATATAATGACTGTGGATTTGTCCGGGAGCTGTACAAGGATTTTGCTATTGATGGTATTGAGAGGAATCACAGCCTTACTTTAAGGTATGTAGATGGAGATAGAAGGTATAGCGAAGTAGTGATTAGAAACTTTTAG
- a CDS encoding AgrD family cyclic lactone autoinducer peptide, whose amino-acid sequence MKNKLKLIVLMALSVIGITAATASAGACWMFSFYQKECPTSLLK is encoded by the coding sequence ATGAAGAACAAGCTTAAATTAATTGTACTCATGGCACTATCTGTAATTGGCATTACCGCAGCTACTGCATCGGCCGGAGCTTGTTGGATGTTTTCTTTTTACCAAAAGGAATGTCCAACTTCATTATTAAAATAA